In Bacillus cereus ATCC 14579, a single window of DNA contains:
- a CDS encoding branched-chain amino acid ABC transporter permease — protein sequence MDVLINLFVNGISTGMLIFLLASGLSLIFGLMSVLNFAHGGLFAWGAFTGVWLFNMTGSYILALVGAVAMGMFLGFILERFLIRPVYGNHVRQLLVTLGGMLVLSECIKIFWGPNPISAKLPLWLQGSFTFGGIILIKYRLFVILIGIIIYIALLLLLKKTKIGLMIRAGVMDKEMVQALGINVKAIFSFVFLLGAGMAALGGFLLAPYSGVIFAEMGMQYAILAFIVVIIGGLGSVQGSAIASLIVGLAGAFTAYFIPDLSLAINMLMLLFFLIVKPTGLVGEKG from the coding sequence ATGGATGTGTTAATCAATTTATTTGTAAATGGGATTTCAACAGGGATGCTCATTTTTTTGTTAGCATCAGGTCTTTCACTTATTTTTGGTTTAATGAGCGTTTTAAACTTTGCACACGGTGGTTTGTTTGCATGGGGAGCATTTACAGGTGTTTGGTTATTTAATATGACAGGAAGTTATATATTAGCTTTAGTTGGAGCAGTAGCCATGGGAATGTTCCTAGGATTTATTTTAGAAAGGTTTCTTATTAGGCCGGTATATGGAAATCATGTTCGACAGCTGCTCGTTACGCTTGGAGGAATGCTCGTTCTTAGTGAGTGTATTAAAATATTTTGGGGGCCAAACCCTATTAGTGCAAAATTACCGTTATGGTTACAAGGAAGTTTTACATTCGGAGGTATTATATTAATTAAATATCGTCTATTTGTTATTTTGATTGGGATAATTATTTACATTGCACTACTACTATTACTCAAAAAGACGAAGATAGGTCTTATGATCCGTGCAGGTGTAATGGATAAAGAAATGGTTCAAGCGCTTGGTATTAATGTAAAAGCGATATTTTCTTTCGTCTTTTTATTAGGGGCAGGGATGGCAGCTTTGGGAGGATTCTTATTAGCGCCGTATTCGGGCGTTATTTTCGCCGAGATGGGCATGCAGTATGCAATTTTAGCTTTTATAGTAGTAATTATCGGTGGATTAGGAAGCGTTCAAGGTTCAGCTATTGCTTCTTTAATTGTCGGATTAGCTGGTGCTTTTACAGCGTATTTTATACCAGATTTATCACTTGCAATTAATATGTTAATGTTACTATTTTTCTTAATAGTGAAGCCAACTGGACTTGTTGGTGAAAAGGGGTGA
- a CDS encoding branched-chain amino acid ABC transporter ATP-binding protein — protein MALLQVNNIETYLDQFHILQGVSLAVEKGTITVLFGRNGAGKTTTLRSVMGFHRIADGEIYYDSAKVSGLPTHLISRKGIGYVPENQGIFHDLTVEETFALARGKGEEVEGKIEWMLELFPDLKQFWNKKSGLLSGGQKQMLAISRAFINSDGLLLIDEPSKGLSPIMVEKLMVAILKMKEKTTVLLVEQNFMIASQIGDYFYIMDNGRIVHNGFMNELKKDKEMCHKYLGIS, from the coding sequence GTGGCACTATTACAAGTGAATAATATAGAAACGTATTTAGATCAGTTTCATATTTTGCAAGGAGTATCTCTTGCTGTTGAGAAAGGGACGATTACTGTACTGTTTGGTAGAAATGGGGCAGGGAAAACAACGACATTACGTTCAGTGATGGGGTTTCACCGCATTGCAGATGGTGAAATTTATTATGATAGTGCAAAAGTGAGTGGATTACCTACACATTTAATTTCAAGAAAAGGAATAGGGTATGTACCAGAAAATCAAGGTATTTTTCATGATTTGACAGTAGAAGAAACTTTCGCTCTTGCTAGGGGAAAAGGTGAGGAAGTAGAAGGGAAAATAGAGTGGATGCTGGAACTATTTCCGGATTTAAAGCAGTTTTGGAATAAGAAAAGTGGGCTCTTGAGCGGAGGGCAAAAGCAAATGTTGGCTATTTCAAGAGCGTTTATTAATAGTGATGGATTATTACTTATTGATGAACCGAGCAAAGGGCTATCCCCGATAATGGTGGAGAAATTAATGGTAGCTATTTTGAAGATGAAAGAGAAAACAACAGTTTTACTTGTTGAGCAAAATTTTATGATAGCCAGTCAAATTGGCGATTATTTTTACATTATGGATAACGGACGAATTGTTCATAACGGTTTTATGAATGAATTAAAAAAGGATAAGGAAATGTGTCATAAATATTTAGGAATCTCTTAA
- a CDS encoding branched-chain amino acid ABC transporter permease, with protein sequence MLICLSVFPFVNDSRSLLILFTQIFIFAIFAMSFDVLLGYTGIVSFGHCMFFGIGAYGVALLFDRQGVSITNFLIGIVAAIIVSAIVSYIIGLLSLRLKSHFYAMLTLAISQLFFVLAEKWRGLTHGGDGFTFGVPDVFRDRFTFYYVTLICLLIIFVLLRLFTKSSIGKVLKAISQNEQRVEALGYKVLHYKIIASIVAGVVAAISGGLFVITLRFVNTTVFSIEMTLNALLMTMIGGVGTLIGAIAGAGIIESLKYYLSELATEYPIFERWTIILGLLYIIVLLVFPKGLVGTVKGLKNMKRNKKEKSAEVEQNV encoded by the coding sequence ATGCTCATTTGTTTAAGTGTATTTCCGTTCGTAAATGATTCACGGAGCCTGTTAATTTTGTTCACTCAAATCTTCATCTTTGCTATTTTTGCAATGAGTTTTGATGTATTGCTTGGGTATACAGGAATTGTATCGTTCGGTCATTGTATGTTCTTTGGGATAGGAGCATATGGGGTAGCGCTTTTATTTGATCGACAAGGCGTATCAATAACGAACTTTTTAATTGGAATAGTAGCTGCAATTATCGTTTCAGCAATCGTTAGTTATATAATTGGTTTGCTTTCTTTACGATTGAAAAGTCATTTTTATGCAATGTTAACACTTGCTATTTCACAGCTATTTTTTGTACTTGCTGAAAAATGGCGTGGGCTTACTCACGGAGGAGATGGTTTTACATTTGGTGTACCAGACGTATTCCGTGATCGTTTTACGTTTTATTATGTAACACTTATATGTTTACTTATCATTTTTGTTCTGTTACGTCTTTTCACCAAATCTTCTATTGGAAAAGTATTAAAGGCAATTTCCCAAAATGAGCAACGTGTTGAAGCACTAGGATATAAAGTGCTTCATTATAAAATTATTGCTAGCATTGTTGCAGGAGTAGTAGCTGCGATTAGCGGTGGTTTATTTGTTATCACATTGCGTTTTGTTAATACGACTGTATTTTCAATTGAAATGACATTAAATGCATTATTGATGACGATGATTGGTGGGGTTGGAACGTTAATTGGAGCAATTGCAGGAGCTGGAATTATTGAATCTCTAAAATATTATTTATCAGAACTAGCTACAGAGTATCCGATCTTTGAACGATGGACGATTATTCTTGGTTTATTGTACATTATCGTATTGCTAGTTTTCCCGAAAGGATTAGTTGGCACGGTTAAGGGACTGAAGAATATGAAGCGGAATAAGAAGGAGAAAAGTGCAGAAGTGGAGCAAAATGTGTGA
- a CDS encoding L-lactate dehydrogenase yields MKKGINRVVLVGTGAVGCSYAYCMINQAVAEEFVLVDVNEAKAEGEAMDLSHAVPFAPAPTRVWKGSYEDCKDADLVVITAGLPQKPGETRLDLVEKNAKIFKQIVRSIMDSGFDGIFLIATNPVDILTYVTWKESGLPKERVIGSGTTLDSARFRYMLGEYFDIGPHNIHAYIIGEHGDTELPVWSHVSVGIQKLQTLLEKDNTYNQEDLDKIFINVRDAAYHIIERKGATYYGIGMSLLRVTKAILNDENSVLTVSAYLEGQYGQKDVYIGVPAVLNRGGVREILEVELSEDEELKFDHSVQVLKETMAPVL; encoded by the coding sequence ATGAAAAAAGGTATTAACCGTGTTGTATTAGTAGGAACAGGAGCAGTTGGATGTAGTTATGCTTACTGCATGATTAACCAGGCTGTAGCTGAAGAATTTGTTTTAGTCGATGTAAATGAGGCAAAAGCTGAAGGGGAAGCAATGGACTTAAGTCATGCTGTTCCATTCGCACCAGCTCCAACTAGAGTATGGAAAGGCAGCTACGAAGATTGTAAAGATGCTGACCTTGTAGTTATTACAGCTGGATTACCACAAAAACCAGGCGAAACACGTTTAGATTTAGTTGAGAAAAACGCTAAAATCTTCAAACAAATCGTTCGCAGTATTATGGATAGCGGATTTGATGGCATCTTCTTAATCGCAACAAACCCTGTAGATATTTTAACTTACGTAACTTGGAAAGAATCTGGTTTACCGAAAGAACGTGTAATCGGTTCTGGTACAACGCTTGATTCTGCTCGTTTCCGCTATATGTTAGGTGAGTACTTCGATATTGGTCCACACAACATTCACGCTTATATTATCGGAGAACACGGCGATACTGAACTTCCAGTTTGGAGCCATGTTTCCGTTGGTATCCAAAAACTACAAACACTGCTTGAAAAAGACAACACGTATAATCAAGAAGATTTAGACAAAATTTTCATAAACGTCCGTGATGCAGCTTACCATATTATTGAGCGTAAAGGCGCAACTTATTATGGTATCGGTATGTCACTTCTACGTGTTACAAAAGCAATTTTAAACGACGAAAATAGTGTATTAACTGTATCAGCTTACTTAGAAGGTCAATACGGTCAAAAAGATGTTTATATCGGGGTACCTGCTGTTTTAAATCGCGGCGGTGTTCGTGAAATTTTAGAGGTTGAATTAAGTGAAGATGAAGAATTAAAATTCGACCACTCTGTTCAAGTATTGAAAGAAACAATGGCTCCGGTTCTTTAA
- a CDS encoding recombinase family protein — translation MYELKYAVYVRVSTDRDEQVSSIENQIDICRYWIEKNGYEWDENSIYKDEAVSGTAWLERHAMQLILEKVRRKELDTVVFKSIHRLGRDLRDALEIKEILLGHGVRLVTIEEGYDSYYEGKNDLKFEMYAMFASQLPKTVSVSVSAALAAKVRRGEYTGGIVPYGYKIVDQKYTINEEEAELVRKMYELYDNGLGYMKIADAINDMGVPSRTGKLWAYPSIRAIITNAAYKGDYIMQKYAEVKVDGRKKMIINPKEKWVVFENHHPAIITRDLWDRVNNSKTDKKTKRRVAIKNELRGLACCAHCRTPLALQQRMYKNKEGETRYYCYLICGRYKRMGARGCVKHSGLQYSDLRLFVLQKLKEKENDLEKVFNLNDTDKHQEKQKKLRKEKKELEIKRERLLDLYLDGGPIDKETFTKRDKNFEKIIKEKELEILKLDDVKTLVVEQQKVKEAFELLEKSEDLYSTFKKLITRIEVSQDGVINIVYRFEE, via the coding sequence GTGTACGAATTGAAATATGCTGTATATGTACGTGTATCAACGGATAGAGACGAACAAGTTTCATCGATTGAGAATCAAATTGATATCTGTAGATACTGGATCGAAAAAAACGGGTATGAGTGGGATGAAAATTCAATTTATAAAGACGAAGCTGTATCTGGAACGGCGTGGTTAGAAAGACATGCGATGCAGTTGATTTTAGAGAAGGTTCGAAGAAAAGAATTAGATACGGTTGTTTTTAAGTCTATCCACCGATTAGGGCGGGATTTAAGAGATGCATTAGAAATTAAGGAGATACTTTTAGGACATGGTGTTCGTTTAGTGACAATTGAAGAAGGTTACGACAGTTATTATGAGGGGAAAAACGACTTAAAATTTGAGATGTATGCCATGTTCGCATCACAATTACCTAAAACAGTATCAGTATCCGTATCAGCAGCGTTAGCTGCTAAAGTAAGAAGAGGTGAGTATACCGGGGGGATAGTGCCATATGGATATAAAATTGTAGATCAAAAATATACGATTAATGAGGAAGAAGCTGAACTTGTTAGGAAGATGTACGAATTATACGACAATGGATTAGGTTACATGAAGATTGCAGACGCAATAAACGATATGGGGGTACCATCAAGAACTGGAAAGTTGTGGGCCTATCCAAGTATACGAGCGATAATTACAAATGCTGCATATAAAGGTGATTATATAATGCAGAAGTATGCAGAAGTAAAAGTAGATGGAAGAAAAAAGATGATTATAAATCCTAAAGAAAAATGGGTAGTATTTGAAAATCATCATCCGGCTATAATTACGCGGGATCTATGGGATAGAGTAAATAATTCAAAAACAGATAAAAAAACAAAACGTCGTGTAGCAATAAAAAACGAATTAAGAGGGCTAGCCTGTTGTGCTCATTGTAGGACACCGTTAGCCTTACAACAAAGAATGTATAAAAATAAAGAAGGGGAGACACGTTATTATTGTTATTTAATATGCGGTAGGTATAAGAGAATGGGGGCGCGTGGATGTGTCAAACACTCTGGACTACAGTATAGTGATTTACGCTTGTTTGTACTACAAAAATTAAAAGAAAAAGAAAATGACTTGGAAAAGGTATTTAACTTAAATGACACAGATAAACATCAAGAAAAGCAGAAGAAATTAAGAAAAGAAAAGAAAGAACTAGAGATAAAAAGGGAACGCTTATTAGATTTGTATTTAGACGGTGGACCGATTGATAAAGAAACCTTTACTAAACGAGATAAAAATTTTGAAAAAATTATAAAAGAAAAAGAGTTAGAAATATTAAAATTAGATGATGTTAAGACCTTAGTAGTTGAGCAGCAGAAAGTGAAAGAAGCATTCGAATTGCTGGAGAAGTCCGAAGACCTGTATTCAACTTTTAAAAAATTGATTACAAGAATAGAAGTAAGTCAAGATGGTGTGATAAACATCGTATATAGATTTGAAGAATAA
- a CDS encoding flavin monoamine oxidase family protein, producing MGNPLAMEEMLHIIHAGLVKKNNPKRITIAGAGISGLVAGSLLKEAGHEVTIIEANNRIGGRVYTIREPFSVGLYFNAGPMRIPDTHKLTLAYIHKFKLPLNLFINKTFADIIYTNNIQTRLNVFENDPSVLEYPVLDKERGKTAEELMIEVLEPILNYIKKDPDKNWLIVEKKYKTYSLGSFLMEYYSDGAIDMIGVLLDMEAYMGMSLIEVLREMIFFTSTTKYYEITGGMDKLSNAFLPQLREHILMPYKVDKIIQEDNKVMLQGNHEQTLEQFTITSDFAIITIPFSALRFVEVQPYYLFSYFKKRAIRELNYIAATKIAIEFKSRFWEKAGQCGGKSITDLPIRFTYYPSYGIHTPGPAIVIASYTWADEALTWDSLPQRDRIRYALKNLAEIYGDIVYSEFVTGTSFSWSKNPYSCGAFTAFEPGQELELFPYITPPSGKVHFAGEHTTLTHGWMQGAIESGVRVAYEVNEQ from the coding sequence ATGGGGAATCCATTAGCAATGGAAGAAATGCTTCATATTATTCATGCAGGGCTTGTTAAAAAGAATAACCCAAAACGGATTACGATTGCAGGTGCAGGGATTTCTGGATTAGTTGCAGGTTCTTTATTAAAAGAGGCTGGGCACGAAGTAACGATTATAGAAGCAAATAACAGAATAGGTGGCAGAGTGTATACGATTCGGGAACCATTTAGTGTGGGTTTATATTTTAATGCGGGACCGATGAGAATCCCTGACACCCATAAGTTAACCTTAGCGTATATTCATAAATTTAAACTACCTTTAAACCTTTTTATAAATAAAACTTTTGCAGATATCATTTATACGAATAACATTCAAACGAGATTGAATGTGTTTGAAAATGATCCAAGTGTACTTGAATATCCGGTTTTGGATAAAGAAAGAGGAAAAACGGCAGAAGAGCTAATGATTGAAGTATTAGAACCAATACTAAATTACATTAAGAAGGATCCTGATAAAAACTGGCTTATCGTTGAAAAAAAGTATAAAACGTATTCGCTTGGTTCATTTTTAATGGAGTATTATTCAGATGGTGCGATAGATATGATTGGGGTACTTCTTGATATGGAAGCTTATATGGGAATGTCCTTAATTGAAGTATTACGTGAAATGATTTTCTTTACTTCAACAACGAAATATTATGAAATAACTGGTGGAATGGATAAGTTATCGAATGCATTCTTACCACAACTAAGGGAACATATTTTAATGCCGTATAAGGTTGATAAAATTATACAAGAAGATAATAAAGTAATGTTACAAGGAAATCATGAACAAACGTTAGAGCAATTTACAATAACAAGTGATTTTGCTATTATTACAATTCCATTTTCAGCGTTAAGATTTGTAGAAGTTCAGCCATACTATTTATTCTCTTATTTTAAAAAAAGAGCAATTCGTGAATTAAATTATATTGCTGCAACTAAAATTGCAATAGAGTTTAAAAGTAGATTTTGGGAGAAAGCGGGACAGTGTGGCGGTAAATCTATTACTGATTTACCGATACGGTTTACATACTATCCGAGTTATGGCATTCATACTCCAGGACCAGCTATCGTTATAGCAAGTTATACGTGGGCAGATGAGGCGTTAACATGGGATAGTCTCCCGCAAAGAGATCGTATTCGGTACGCATTAAAAAATTTAGCGGAAATATACGGTGACATCGTCTATAGTGAGTTTGTCACTGGAACATCTTTTAGCTGGAGTAAAAATCCGTATTCTTGCGGTGCATTTACAGCTTTCGAACCAGGCCAAGAGCTCGAGTTATTTCCGTATATTACACCACCATCTGGAAAAGTACATTTTGCAGGAGAGCATACGACATTAACACATGGATGGATGCAAGGGGCAATTGAGTCTGGAGTTAGAGTTGCATATGAAGTAAATGAACAGTGA
- a CDS encoding LysR family transcriptional regulator codes for MEINDLIIFKTVASEGSISKAAKELGYVQPNVTERIKKLEQELETPLLHRDNKGVSLLPSGDILLDYTNQILTLLEEAKDKIKTSGSSYIIATSQSILTNYLSKRIKENFMNYQIYVENSSHLPKLLQQQKVDMVITYEDDSGAGFKKVFTTSISIGLLKDQEKCIIDYSKELFFVSNDKKCPFRNKTIQFLKENNLSQRQLQQLDSYSLMEEFIQDGKGIAFLPIKNDKLVPIEDVPVEKLAVHFFTNQNSFKQIPDELFG; via the coding sequence ATGGAAATAAATGATCTTATTATATTCAAAACTGTAGCCAGTGAGGGTTCTATTAGTAAAGCTGCTAAAGAGTTAGGTTATGTTCAACCGAACGTAACTGAAAGAATCAAAAAATTAGAACAAGAATTAGAAACACCCTTACTACATAGAGATAACAAAGGCGTTTCCTTATTACCTTCTGGTGACATTTTATTAGATTACACGAATCAAATATTAACTCTATTAGAAGAAGCGAAAGATAAAATTAAAACAAGTGGGTCTTCTTATATAATCGCGACGTCACAATCGATTTTGACTAATTATTTAAGTAAGCGTATTAAAGAAAATTTCATGAATTATCAAATATATGTAGAAAATAGTAGTCATTTGCCAAAATTACTGCAGCAACAAAAAGTTGATATGGTCATCACTTATGAGGATGATTCTGGTGCAGGTTTTAAAAAAGTATTTACTACTTCAATTTCTATAGGCTTACTAAAAGATCAAGAAAAATGTATCATTGACTATTCAAAGGAACTCTTCTTCGTTAGCAATGACAAAAAGTGCCCTTTTAGAAATAAGACGATACAATTTCTAAAAGAAAATAATTTATCTCAGCGTCAACTTCAACAATTAGATTCTTATTCGCTTATGGAAGAGTTTATTCAGGACGGAAAAGGGATAGCCTTTTTGCCGATTAAAAATGATAAATTGGTACCAATTGAAGATGTTCCAGTTGAAAAATTAGCTGTTCATTTTTTTACAAATCAAAACTCTTTCAAACAAATCCCTGATGAACTATTCGGTTAA
- a CDS encoding AI-2E family transporter produces MNEVKSFFRSRGFQRFLVLIIVALVLYALKSMINLILITFILTFLMDRFQRFISRKLKVNRKIVIACLYIILVSFIGTTLYKYLPVLTIQISQLIYQFKLFFQNPPDNEIVKYALSTINGMEVSKYIEQGVDVIYQSIANIGKVSLQILLSLILSLFFLLEKERIITFTSKFKDSKLKIFYEEIAYFGERFARSFGKVIEAQFLIAVVNCILTVIALIVLGFPQLLVLAVMIFLLGLIPVAGVIISLFPLCIIAYNVGGVMYVVYILVFITVIHALESYFLNPKFMSAKTNLPIFYTFMILIFSEHFLGIWGLIIGIPIFIFLLDVLDINNEDATKK; encoded by the coding sequence ATGAATGAAGTAAAGAGTTTTTTTCGAAGTAGAGGGTTTCAACGGTTTCTCGTTTTAATAATAGTAGCGCTTGTATTATACGCATTAAAAAGTATGATTAATTTAATATTAATTACGTTTATACTGACGTTTTTAATGGATCGATTTCAACGTTTTATTTCAAGAAAATTGAAAGTAAACCGGAAAATTGTTATTGCATGTTTATATATAATACTAGTTTCCTTTATAGGCACCACATTATATAAATATTTACCTGTGCTGACGATACAAATTTCACAATTAATTTATCAATTTAAACTGTTTTTTCAAAATCCACCTGATAATGAAATCGTTAAATATGCACTTTCGACAATTAATGGGATGGAAGTATCAAAATATATAGAACAAGGTGTAGACGTCATATATCAATCAATAGCAAATATAGGGAAGGTAAGTTTACAAATATTATTATCTCTAATTTTAAGCTTATTTTTCTTATTAGAAAAAGAGCGTATTATTACATTTACATCAAAGTTTAAAGATAGTAAGTTAAAAATCTTTTATGAAGAAATTGCATATTTTGGTGAAAGATTTGCAAGATCGTTCGGCAAAGTAATTGAGGCTCAGTTTTTAATTGCCGTTGTAAATTGTATTCTTACTGTCATTGCATTAATCGTTTTAGGATTTCCACAGCTACTTGTATTAGCTGTTATGATTTTCTTACTAGGGTTGATTCCTGTTGCAGGTGTGATTATTTCTTTGTTTCCACTTTGTATCATTGCTTACAACGTAGGCGGAGTTATGTACGTAGTATACATACTCGTATTCATAACAGTAATTCATGCTCTTGAAAGTTATTTTTTAAATCCGAAGTTTATGTCTGCAAAAACAAATTTACCAATATTCTACACATTTATGATTCTTATCTTCTCAGAGCATTTCCTTGGAATATGGGGGCTTATTATCGGGATACCAATCTTTATCTTTTTATTAGATGTACTTGATATAAATAATGAGGATGCGACTAAAAAATAA
- a CDS encoding CobW family GTP-binding protein: protein MNKVEIHILGGFLGSGKSTLLQNLLLAEKKKNRKVAVLMNEIGEYSVDTDIIGKENVLRELLKGCICCTLKEELEIQLHSLYQQERPDVIYIETTGVAHPIEVLDACVSPILAPFLEVKSIVVVLDAVRWLNRSILSANVQQLLHEQLKFGSHILVNKADLLTDEDKNTVFEEVKAINDHAKMYETKYCNISLKDIEEAEFPNDEEHETLHVKQHLHIQTMTYQFTKPIDQDKLYEWLSNLPDSIYRVKGFVKFHGDKYPHLFQYSFGVPTLLEQDFGFPTNLVVIGEGLDKKQLAEGLEKVELNSN from the coding sequence ATGAATAAAGTGGAGATTCATATATTAGGTGGTTTTTTAGGTAGTGGAAAATCAACATTATTACAAAATTTATTGTTAGCAGAGAAAAAGAAGAATAGAAAAGTTGCAGTATTAATGAATGAAATTGGTGAATACTCAGTAGATACAGATATTATTGGAAAAGAGAATGTTTTAAGAGAACTTCTTAAAGGATGTATTTGTTGTACGTTAAAAGAAGAGCTTGAAATACAATTACATTCGTTATACCAACAAGAAAGACCAGATGTAATTTATATAGAAACGACAGGTGTTGCGCATCCAATTGAAGTGTTAGACGCGTGTGTCTCGCCAATTTTAGCTCCTTTTCTGGAAGTGAAATCAATTGTAGTCGTTTTAGATGCAGTAAGGTGGTTAAATCGAAGTATATTAAGTGCAAATGTACAACAGCTATTGCATGAGCAACTGAAATTTGGTAGTCACATTCTTGTTAATAAAGCAGATTTACTAACAGATGAAGATAAGAATACAGTATTTGAAGAAGTAAAGGCAATAAATGATCATGCGAAAATGTATGAGACAAAGTATTGTAATATATCTTTAAAAGATATAGAAGAAGCAGAATTTCCAAATGATGAGGAACACGAGACACTACATGTCAAACAGCATTTACATATACAAACAATGACATATCAATTTACGAAACCGATTGATCAAGACAAATTATATGAATGGCTTTCGAATTTACCAGATAGTATTTATCGAGTGAAAGGTTTTGTGAAATTCCATGGAGATAAATACCCTCACCTATTCCAATATTCGTTCGGAGTACCAACTTTATTAGAACAAGACTTCGGTTTCCCGACAAACTTAGTAGTAATAGGAGAAGGACTAGATAAGAAACAATTGGCTGAAGGGTTAGAGAAAGTAGAACTTAACTCTAATTAA
- a CDS encoding substrate-binding domain-containing protein codes for MSMKKRKWLKTMFTGCVLGSLLITAACSGKKTSTEDEKTIKVGVLASLTGPLESYGKQTVNGFELGLDYATGGTGKVDGKKIKFVVEDTETKADVAVKKATKLLEEEKVDFLVGSSSSSDTLAVLPLAEEYEKIMVVEPAVADSITGKNWNKYIFRTGRSSSQDAIAGAAAIAKKDVKIATFAPDNAFGREGIAAFKAGAKKLGANIVNEQYADTNSTDFTANIQNIISSKPDYLFIVWAGANSPWKQLKDMNVEAQGIKISTGAPDIPALKTMDALVGMQGFSVYYHTLPKNKVNDWLVEEHKKRFNGAVPDLFTAGGMSAAISIVEALKKTKGDTDVDTLIKKMEGMEFDTPKGKMKFREKDHQAMQTLYSITLKKQDGVDYPVPVLERELTMKETEPPVQNK; via the coding sequence ATGTCGATGAAAAAACGTAAGTGGCTAAAAACAATGTTTACTGGTTGTGTTTTAGGTTCGTTATTAATAACGGCAGCTTGTTCAGGAAAGAAAACAAGTACAGAGGATGAAAAAACGATTAAGGTAGGAGTCCTTGCTTCTTTAACAGGACCGCTAGAATCGTATGGAAAACAAACAGTGAACGGATTTGAATTAGGGTTAGATTATGCAACTGGTGGAACTGGGAAAGTAGATGGGAAAAAGATTAAGTTTGTTGTAGAAGATACAGAAACGAAAGCGGATGTAGCAGTTAAAAAAGCTACGAAGTTATTAGAAGAAGAGAAAGTTGATTTTTTAGTTGGATCGTCTAGTTCAAGTGATACGTTAGCGGTTTTGCCACTGGCTGAAGAATATGAAAAGATTATGGTTGTAGAACCGGCAGTTGCGGATAGTATTACCGGGAAGAACTGGAATAAATATATTTTTAGAACTGGAAGAAGTTCCTCACAAGATGCGATTGCAGGAGCAGCAGCAATTGCGAAAAAAGATGTAAAGATTGCAACATTTGCCCCAGATAACGCTTTTGGTCGTGAAGGGATTGCTGCATTTAAAGCGGGTGCGAAAAAATTAGGTGCGAACATTGTGAATGAGCAATACGCGGATACAAATTCAACAGATTTTACAGCGAATATTCAAAATATCATTAGTTCAAAACCAGATTATTTATTTATCGTTTGGGCAGGGGCAAATTCACCTTGGAAACAGTTGAAAGATATGAATGTGGAAGCGCAAGGTATTAAAATTTCTACAGGTGCGCCAGATATACCAGCATTAAAAACAATGGATGCATTAGTAGGTATGCAAGGTTTTTCTGTATATTATCACACACTTCCAAAAAATAAAGTGAATGATTGGCTAGTTGAAGAGCATAAAAAACGTTTTAATGGTGCAGTGCCAGATTTGTTTACAGCAGGAGGAATGTCAGCAGCAATTTCTATTGTAGAAGCCTTAAAGAAAACAAAAGGTGATACAGATGTAGATACCTTGATTAAGAAAATGGAAGGAATGGAATTTGATACACCGAAAGGAAAGATGAAGTTTAGAGAGAAGGACCACCAAGCGATGCAGACACTGTATTCTATCACATTGAAAAAGCAAGACGGTGTTGATTATCCGGTGCCAGTGTTAGAGCGAGAATTAACGATGAAAGAAACAGAACCACCAGTTCAAAATAAATAG